A window of Hymenobacter aerilatus contains these coding sequences:
- a CDS encoding M28 family metallopeptidase — translation MKLPYPSCLLSALALLAACNSQPATTATTAATETTATAGADSITAETIGGYLREVSSDEMMGRKPFTAGEDKATAYLAAQFKELGLQPAPSGSYFQPVPMVEISVKPAPTAQIAGNGKKLTMQYKDDYVVFSQREQPTVSVQNSPLVFAGYGVVAPEYGWDDYAGLDVKGKTVVVLVNDPGNAGNDTTLFKGKAMTYYGRWTYKYEEAARHGAAGLLIVHDTKPAAYPWSVVLSGAVGPKLRPQTEDKGASKCAIEGWLTLDAAKRLFTAAGQNYDQLYTAANTKGFRARPLGGLTFSTSLQNELRRQTSKNVLAVLPGTTRPDEYIIYSAHWDHFGIGKAIAGDSIYNGAVDDGTGLAALLSIAKAFKEAPHKPERSIVFLAVTGEEQGLLGSAYYAQHPPFPLNKTVADLNMDMLWPFGKMKDLTVIGYGQSELEEYARVAAQAQDRYILPDQQPETGMFYRSDHFSFAHVGVPSLYASGGYESRDKGKDYIAQKRQEYTTNYYHKPADQFDPNWDLSGIAQDAQLYFEVGKKLASETTFPQWKEGSEFKSIKR, via the coding sequence ATGAAGCTTCCCTACCCCTCTTGCCTGCTGTCCGCGCTGGCCCTGCTGGCCGCCTGCAACAGCCAACCCGCTACCACAGCCACTACCGCCGCCACCGAAACCACCGCCACCGCAGGAGCCGACAGCATCACGGCCGAAACAATCGGCGGCTACCTGCGCGAGGTGTCATCGGACGAGATGATGGGCCGCAAGCCTTTCACGGCGGGCGAGGACAAGGCCACCGCCTACCTGGCCGCGCAATTCAAAGAGCTAGGCTTGCAGCCGGCTCCGTCGGGCAGCTATTTTCAGCCCGTGCCGATGGTCGAAATCAGCGTGAAGCCCGCGCCCACGGCCCAGATTGCCGGCAACGGCAAGAAGCTGACCATGCAATATAAAGACGATTACGTGGTGTTCAGCCAGCGCGAGCAGCCTACCGTGTCGGTGCAGAACTCGCCGCTGGTGTTTGCCGGCTATGGCGTGGTGGCGCCCGAGTACGGCTGGGACGACTACGCCGGCCTCGATGTGAAAGGCAAAACCGTGGTGGTGCTCGTAAACGACCCCGGCAACGCCGGCAACGACACTACCCTCTTCAAGGGCAAGGCCATGACCTACTACGGCCGCTGGACCTACAAATACGAGGAAGCCGCCCGCCACGGCGCCGCCGGCCTGCTCATCGTGCATGACACCAAGCCGGCCGCCTACCCCTGGTCGGTGGTGCTGAGCGGGGCGGTAGGCCCCAAACTGCGCCCCCAAACCGAAGACAAAGGCGCCAGTAAGTGTGCCATAGAAGGCTGGCTGACGCTCGACGCGGCCAAGCGCCTCTTCACGGCCGCCGGCCAAAACTACGACCAGCTCTACACCGCCGCCAACACCAAGGGGTTCCGTGCCCGGCCGTTGGGTGGCCTCACGTTCAGCACTAGCCTGCAAAACGAGCTGCGCCGCCAAACCAGCAAAAACGTGCTGGCCGTGCTGCCCGGCACCACCCGCCCCGATGAGTACATCATCTACTCGGCTCACTGGGACCATTTTGGGATAGGGAAAGCCATTGCCGGCGACTCCATCTACAACGGCGCCGTAGACGATGGCACCGGCCTGGCCGCGCTGCTCAGCATTGCCAAGGCCTTCAAAGAAGCACCACATAAACCCGAGCGTAGCATCGTTTTTCTGGCCGTGACAGGGGAGGAGCAGGGCCTGCTGGGCTCAGCCTACTACGCCCAGCACCCGCCGTTCCCGCTCAACAAAACCGTGGCCGACCTGAACATGGACATGCTCTGGCCTTTCGGTAAGATGAAGGATTTGACAGTTATCGGCTACGGCCAATCGGAGCTGGAGGAGTACGCCCGTGTCGCCGCCCAGGCCCAAGACCGCTACATCCTACCCGACCAGCAGCCCGAAACCGGCATGTTCTACCGCTCCGACCACTTTAGCTTTGCCCATGTGGGCGTGCCCTCGCTCTACGCCAGTGGCGGCTACGAAAGCCGCGATAAAGGCAAAGACTACATCGCCCAAAAGCGCCAGGAGTACACCACCAACTACTACCACAAGCCTGCCGACCAGTTCGACCCCAACTGGGACCTGTCCGGCATTGCCCAAGACGCGCAGCTGTACTTCGAGGTAGGAAAGAAGCTCGCCAGCGAAACGACGTTCCCACAGTGGAAAGAAGGCTCGGAGTTTAAATCTATAAAGCGGTAA
- a CDS encoding Gfo/Idh/MocA family protein: MKTTDFLIRRRQFVQRLSLGLGATLLGLPLFSEARPQGRKLGVALVGLGGYSKGQLAPALQETKNCYLAGIVTGSPDKVPEWRQKYNIPEKNVYSYETFDQIKDNPAIDIVYVVLPNALHAEYVVRAAKAGKHVICEKPMATTAADCRRMIEACRTAGKKLSIGYRLHFDPHNLEMMRLGQQKVYGPVKKLESDNGFTMGKNERPWRIQKKLSGGGPLMDMGIYSVQGVIYTKGALPVSVTANYPKKTRPEQFNEVEESINWQFTFADGSTADCRSSYTENMGRLRAEAANGWFELQPAFGYGGLKGDTSKGKMDKQNVNQQARQMDDFASCILQNKPTRVPGEMGLRDVQLLEAIYRAADTGKAVSTKDIAQLLDRVSK; the protein is encoded by the coding sequence ATGAAAACCACTGACTTTCTTATCCGCCGCCGCCAGTTTGTGCAACGCTTGTCGCTGGGATTGGGCGCTACGTTGCTGGGCCTACCCCTGTTTTCGGAGGCGCGGCCGCAGGGGCGCAAACTGGGCGTGGCGCTGGTGGGACTGGGCGGCTACAGCAAGGGGCAGCTGGCGCCGGCCTTGCAAGAAACCAAGAATTGCTACCTGGCCGGCATCGTAACGGGCTCGCCCGATAAGGTGCCCGAGTGGCGCCAGAAGTACAATATCCCGGAGAAAAACGTCTACTCCTACGAGACGTTCGACCAGATCAAAGACAACCCGGCCATTGATATTGTGTACGTGGTGCTGCCCAATGCCCTGCACGCCGAGTACGTGGTGCGGGCGGCCAAGGCTGGCAAGCACGTCATCTGCGAAAAGCCGATGGCTACCACCGCCGCCGATTGCCGCCGCATGATTGAAGCCTGCCGCACAGCCGGCAAAAAGCTCAGCATTGGCTACCGCCTACACTTCGACCCGCACAACCTGGAAATGATGCGCCTGGGTCAGCAAAAGGTATATGGGCCGGTGAAGAAGCTGGAATCTGATAACGGCTTTACCATGGGCAAGAACGAGCGGCCGTGGCGCATTCAGAAGAAGCTTTCGGGTGGCGGCCCACTCATGGATATGGGTATCTACTCGGTGCAGGGCGTGATTTATACGAAGGGTGCCTTGCCGGTATCTGTGACGGCTAACTATCCCAAGAAAACGCGGCCCGAGCAGTTCAACGAGGTAGAGGAATCCATCAACTGGCAATTCACGTTTGCCGATGGCTCTACGGCCGACTGCCGTAGCAGCTACACCGAAAATATGGGGCGCTTACGCGCCGAAGCGGCTAACGGCTGGTTTGAGCTGCAACCTGCTTTCGGCTACGGTGGCTTGAAGGGCGACACCAGCAAGGGCAAGATGGACAAGCAGAACGTGAATCAGCAGGCCCGGCAGATGGACGACTTCGCTAGTTGTATCTTACAAAACAAACCTACCCGCGTGCCCGGCGAAATGGGCCTGCGCGATGTGCAGCTGTTGGAGGCTATCTACCGTGCCGCCGACACCGGTAAAGCCGTATCGACTAAGGATATAGCGCAGTTGCTCGACCGCGTGAGCAAATAG
- the leuD gene encoding 3-isopropylmalate dehydratase small subunit, with the protein MEKFQVLRSTAVPLPNENVDTDQIIPARFLKATTREGFGQNLFRDWRYAADGQPKPDFVLNNPRYSGQILVAGQNFGCGSSREHAAWAIFDAGFKVVISSYFADIFRGNALNNGLLPLQVSEEVLQRLLAQIEQDPQTQLVVDLAAQTLSVPAWEETIPFAIDAYKKECLLNGYDDIDFLVSQKEAIAAYETSRPWTY; encoded by the coding sequence ATGGAAAAATTTCAAGTTCTGCGTTCTACAGCGGTGCCCCTACCCAACGAGAACGTGGACACCGACCAGATCATCCCAGCGCGCTTTCTGAAAGCCACTACCCGTGAGGGATTCGGCCAAAATCTGTTCCGCGACTGGCGCTACGCCGCCGACGGGCAGCCCAAGCCCGACTTCGTGCTGAACAATCCCCGCTACTCAGGCCAGATTTTAGTAGCAGGCCAAAACTTTGGGTGCGGCTCCAGCCGGGAGCACGCCGCTTGGGCTATTTTCGATGCTGGCTTTAAAGTGGTTATTTCCAGCTACTTTGCTGATATATTTCGGGGCAATGCCTTGAACAACGGCTTGCTACCCCTACAGGTGTCGGAAGAGGTGTTGCAACGCTTGCTCGCGCAGATTGAGCAGGACCCGCAGACGCAGCTCGTGGTTGACCTGGCTGCGCAGACGCTAAGCGTGCCCGCATGGGAGGAAACCATTCCCTTCGCCATCGACGCCTACAAAAAAGAGTGCCTGCTGAACGGGTACGATGATATTGATTTCTTAGTAAGCCAAAAAGAGGCCATTGCCGCCTACGAAACCTCCCGACCATGGACGTATTAA
- a CDS encoding M28 family peptidase produces the protein MRLRSVCFFLGFVLVGPAVSAQSLAPIKPVVRALEVVKPTAIKQHIWYLADDKLRGRQPGTPGYQLAVDYVVGQLKSLGMQPAGDNDTYTQTVRLRRATTLPGATLSINGRALTYGPDFTLNPNPGAPSSTAEAPLAFAGYGISAPELGYDDYAGLDVKGKVVVVVRGAPRNFPSTVASASQDLLVVMQTALQHGAVGVLVGSTNPKAPTPSPTAKRQTYNVLDAQGQVANSRTFLKGMQIVGNLSTPAFQQLLVASQLDTTQVLPALRSGKPASKALMGTLQASYQSGYQDFESYNVVAKLPGADAQLRDQYVVHSAHLDHLGVGVPVRGDSIYNGAHDNASGVASVLEIAKIYSKLKGKSQPKRSVLFVLQTGEELGLLGSAYFASHPTVPKENIVADINTDMPTIIAPLLSAVALGAQHSSLLQPAERAAAYLGISLEQDPEPEQNRFIRSDQYSFVMQGIPALHIKYGNKTADGKNNLSEQVQVWRAATYHKPQDDTTGTFDFEAGRRYAQLNFLIGYQVAQDPQRPTWNQNDFFGTRFGKK, from the coding sequence ATGCGGCTTCGTTCGGTTTGTTTTTTTCTTGGTTTTGTACTGGTCGGGCCGGCAGTTTCGGCGCAGTCGCTTGCTCCTATCAAGCCAGTGGTGCGGGCACTAGAAGTAGTGAAACCTACTGCCATTAAGCAACATATCTGGTACTTGGCCGACGACAAGCTGCGCGGACGCCAGCCCGGCACGCCCGGCTACCAGCTGGCCGTCGACTACGTGGTAGGGCAGCTCAAATCCCTCGGCATGCAGCCCGCCGGCGACAATGATACCTACACCCAAACTGTGCGCCTGCGCCGGGCCACTACCCTACCCGGCGCTACCCTTAGCATCAACGGGCGCGCCCTCACCTACGGCCCCGACTTCACCCTAAACCCTAATCCCGGCGCGCCCAGCAGCACTGCAGAGGCCCCGCTGGCCTTTGCCGGCTACGGCATCAGTGCCCCCGAGCTGGGCTACGACGACTACGCCGGCCTTGATGTGAAAGGCAAGGTAGTAGTGGTAGTGCGCGGTGCCCCTCGCAATTTCCCCAGCACCGTGGCCTCGGCCAGCCAGGACTTGCTGGTGGTGATGCAAACGGCGTTGCAGCACGGCGCCGTGGGCGTGCTGGTAGGCAGCACCAACCCGAAAGCGCCTACCCCCTCGCCCACCGCGAAGCGCCAGACCTACAATGTGCTGGACGCGCAGGGCCAGGTGGCCAACTCCCGCACGTTTCTGAAAGGCATGCAGATAGTAGGCAATCTGAGCACGCCTGCTTTTCAGCAGTTGCTGGTTGCCTCGCAGCTGGATACCACGCAGGTACTGCCGGCTTTGCGGAGCGGCAAGCCAGCGTCGAAAGCTCTTATGGGCACCTTGCAAGCCAGCTACCAGTCGGGCTACCAGGATTTTGAGAGCTACAACGTGGTGGCCAAGCTACCCGGCGCCGATGCGCAGCTGCGCGACCAGTACGTGGTGCACAGCGCCCACCTCGACCACCTGGGGGTAGGCGTGCCCGTGCGCGGCGACTCCATCTACAACGGCGCCCACGACAATGCCTCGGGTGTGGCCTCGGTGCTGGAAATTGCTAAAATCTACAGTAAGCTGAAGGGCAAGAGCCAGCCGAAACGCTCAGTGCTGTTTGTGCTGCAAACCGGCGAGGAATTGGGTCTGCTGGGCTCGGCCTACTTCGCCAGCCACCCCACCGTGCCAAAGGAGAATATCGTAGCCGACATCAACACTGATATGCCTACGATTATTGCGCCGCTGCTGTCGGCGGTGGCACTGGGGGCACAGCACTCCTCGCTGCTACAGCCAGCCGAACGGGCTGCGGCCTACCTGGGCATCAGCCTGGAGCAGGACCCCGAGCCGGAGCAGAACCGCTTCATCCGCTCCGACCAGTATAGCTTTGTGATGCAGGGTATTCCGGCTCTGCACATCAAGTACGGCAACAAAACTGCCGATGGCAAAAACAATCTCAGCGAACAAGTGCAAGTGTGGCGCGCCGCCACTTACCACAAGCCCCAGGACGACACCACTGGCACCTTCGACTTTGAAGCCGGCCGCCGCTATGCGCAGCTCAACTTCCTGATTGGCTACCAGGTGGCGCAGGACCCACAGCGCCCTACCTGGAATCAGAATGACTTTTTCGGGACGCGGTTTGGAAAGAAATAG
- the leuB gene encoding 3-isopropylmalate dehydrogenase, protein MDVLKKKIAVLAGDGIGPEVCREAIKVLEAVAERFGHQFTFDQQLMGACAIDATDDPLPAQTLRACFEADAVLLGAIGDPKYDNDPSAKVRPEQGLLRLRKSLGLYANIRPVTAYDALLAHSPLKPERISGTDMLIFRELTGGIYFGDKGRTDDGQGAYDHCTYSREEIERIAHRAFQAAETRRRKLTLVDKANVLETSRLWREVVQQIAPQYPEVRVDYLFVDNAAMQVILNPKQFDVILTENMFGDIISDEASVIAGSLGLLPSASVGDQVALFEPIHGSYPQAKGRGIANPIATILSGAMLLEHFGLQEEADAVKAAVQAALDSNILTPELNATSPCSTEQVGNFIAYQVAGGIDCQMYKENIAVGMSTII, encoded by the coding sequence ATGGACGTATTAAAAAAGAAAATAGCAGTGCTGGCCGGTGACGGTATTGGGCCGGAAGTGTGCCGCGAAGCCATTAAAGTACTGGAAGCCGTAGCCGAGCGCTTCGGACACCAGTTCACTTTCGATCAGCAGCTGATGGGCGCTTGCGCCATCGACGCCACCGACGACCCGCTGCCCGCGCAAACCTTGCGAGCCTGCTTTGAGGCCGATGCCGTGCTGCTGGGCGCCATCGGCGACCCAAAGTACGACAACGACCCCTCGGCTAAGGTGCGGCCCGAGCAAGGCCTGCTACGCCTGCGCAAGTCACTAGGCTTGTACGCCAACATCCGCCCCGTGACAGCATATGACGCCCTGCTGGCGCATTCGCCTCTGAAACCAGAGCGCATCAGCGGCACCGACATGCTGATTTTCCGGGAGCTGACTGGCGGCATTTACTTCGGTGATAAAGGCCGCACCGACGACGGGCAAGGCGCCTACGACCACTGCACGTACTCGCGTGAGGAAATTGAGCGCATCGCGCACCGCGCTTTCCAGGCCGCCGAGACGCGCCGCCGCAAGCTCACGCTGGTAGACAAAGCCAACGTGCTGGAAACCTCGCGCCTGTGGCGCGAAGTAGTGCAGCAAATTGCCCCCCAGTACCCCGAGGTGCGCGTTGACTACTTGTTCGTAGACAACGCAGCCATGCAAGTGATTCTCAACCCCAAGCAATTCGACGTAATTCTGACGGAGAACATGTTTGGCGACATCATCTCCGACGAAGCCTCCGTTATTGCTGGCTCGTTGGGCCTGCTACCCTCCGCCTCGGTAGGAGACCAAGTGGCGTTGTTCGAGCCCATCCACGGTTCCTACCCTCAGGCCAAAGGTAGAGGCATTGCCAACCCCATTGCCACCATTTTGTCGGGTGCTATGCTGCTGGAGCATTTTGGGTTGCAGGAAGAAGCCGATGCGGTGAAGGCCGCCGTGCAAGCTGCCCTCGACAGCAACATCCTGACGCCGGAATTGAATGCAACCTCCCCGTGCAGCACCGAGCAGGTAGGCAACTTCATTGCCTACCAGGTAGCGGGGGGCATTGATTGTCAGATGTACAAAGAAAATATTGCCGTGGGCATGAGTACCATTATTTAA
- a CDS encoding EamA family transporter yields the protein MWIVFSLLAALCAAAVVTLSKIGIKNIESSVGFAIQSVLIVLVAWSVVIFRGHLGELERIDRRSWMFLVAAGVITCMSSLFSFQALKMGEASRTSSFDKVSLVFSVILAVVFLKEKVNWQLIVGATLMGAGAIFIAYSSDPK from the coding sequence ATGTGGATAGTCTTTTCTTTGCTGGCGGCGCTATGTGCCGCAGCGGTAGTAACGTTGTCGAAAATCGGTATCAAGAATATTGAGTCGAGCGTAGGGTTTGCTATTCAATCAGTGCTGATTGTGCTAGTGGCCTGGAGCGTGGTGATTTTTCGGGGTCACCTAGGTGAGTTGGAGCGCATCGACCGCCGCTCTTGGATGTTTTTGGTGGCCGCAGGCGTTATCACCTGTATGTCGTCCCTGTTTTCCTTTCAAGCCCTTAAGATGGGTGAGGCTTCTCGTACCAGTTCTTTCGACAAAGTCTCGCTGGTGTTTTCAGTGATTCTGGCCGTTGTGTTTTTGAAGGAAAAGGTGAACTGGCAACTGATAGTGGGTGCTACGTTGATGGGCGCCGGAGCTATTTTTATCGCCTATTCCAGCGACCCAAAGTAG
- a CDS encoding 2-isopropylmalate synthase, translated as MGAHNIQIFDTTLRDGEQVPGCKLNKEEKLVIARQLELLGVDVIEAGFPVSSPGDFAAVEAIAAQTREATVCGLTRAVENDIRVAADALRNARYPRIHTGIGTSELHVLHKLRTTQEDVVARAVAAVKLAKSFVEDVEFYAEDAGRTDNEFLARVCEAVIKAGATVLNIPDTTGYCLPSEYGAKIKYLADNVRGIENVTLSTHCHNDLGMATANSIAGVINGARQIECTINGVGERAGNTALEEVVMVLRQHPDLNLTTGINTKLLTETSAMVSHLMQMPVQANKAIVGANAFAHSSGIHQDGVIKHRATYEIIDPQEVGAPDSAIVLTARSGRAALAYRLQKLGYAFGGQSLNKAYASFLVLADCQKEVQDHDLHALVEQEKLVAVE; from the coding sequence ATGGGAGCGCACAACATCCAGATATTTGATACCACGCTGCGCGACGGCGAGCAAGTGCCGGGCTGCAAGCTAAACAAGGAAGAGAAACTTGTAATTGCCCGGCAGCTGGAACTACTCGGCGTGGATGTTATTGAGGCGGGCTTTCCAGTATCCAGCCCCGGCGATTTTGCTGCTGTGGAGGCCATTGCCGCCCAAACCCGCGAAGCCACCGTGTGTGGCCTGACCCGCGCCGTGGAAAACGATATTCGCGTAGCTGCCGATGCCCTGCGCAACGCCCGCTACCCCCGCATTCATACCGGCATAGGCACCTCCGAGCTGCACGTGCTGCACAAGCTGCGCACCACCCAGGAAGATGTGGTGGCCCGCGCCGTAGCCGCCGTGAAACTGGCTAAATCCTTCGTGGAAGACGTAGAGTTTTATGCCGAAGACGCCGGCCGCACCGACAACGAGTTCCTGGCCCGCGTGTGCGAGGCCGTGATTAAGGCTGGTGCCACCGTCCTCAACATTCCCGATACCACTGGCTACTGCCTACCCTCCGAGTACGGCGCTAAGATTAAGTACCTAGCCGATAACGTGCGCGGTATCGAGAACGTCACGCTTTCTACCCACTGCCACAACGACCTGGGCATGGCCACCGCCAATTCCATTGCGGGCGTCATCAACGGGGCTCGGCAGATTGAGTGCACCATCAATGGGGTAGGGGAGCGCGCCGGCAACACGGCCCTGGAAGAAGTGGTGATGGTGCTGCGCCAGCACCCCGACCTCAACCTGACCACGGGCATCAACACCAAGCTGCTCACCGAAACGTCGGCCATGGTCTCGCACCTGATGCAGATGCCGGTACAAGCCAACAAGGCCATTGTGGGTGCCAACGCCTTCGCGCACTCCAGCGGCATCCACCAAGATGGCGTCATCAAGCACCGCGCTACCTACGAAATTATCGATCCACAAGAGGTAGGCGCCCCCGATTCGGCTATTGTGCTCACCGCCCGCTCGGGCCGCGCCGCACTGGCCTACCGTTTGCAGAAGCTGGGTTACGCCTTCGGCGGCCAGTCGCTCAACAAAGCCTACGCCTCGTTCCTGGTGCTGGCCGACTGCCAAAAGGAAGTGCAAGACCACGATTTGCACGCGTTGGTAGAGCAGGAGAAGCTGGTGGCTGTTGAGTAG
- the leuC gene encoding 3-isopropylmalate dehydratase large subunit — MPKSLFDKIWEAHVVKTVGDLSVFYIDRHLIHEVTSPQAFDEIEARGLPLFRQQQIVATADHNVPTLNQHLPIQEPLSRSQVDKLTENCAKYGVELYGLGHERQGIVHVIGPELGLTQPGMTIVCGDSHTSTHGAFGAIAFGIGTSQVAQVMASQCLLIDRPKRMRISVEGDLRPGVGAKDLILYVISQLGTGGGTGYFVEYAGSAVRSLSMEGRMTVCNMSIEMGARGGMIAPDQTTFDYLQGRPYAPQGEQWEQAVAYWQTLYSEDGAEFEAEHHFDAANITPMITYGTNPGMGIPLGGTIPLDVVPSEAAGFSKSLQYMGLTPGESLLGKPIDYVFIGSCTNSRIEDLRTVAAYVRGKHKAPHVEAIIVPGSKQVEKQAKEEGLDKILAAAGFELREPGCSACLAMNEDKIPAGAYCVSTSNRNFEGRQGPGARTLLASPLVAAIAAVEGKISAVPAYAELELVGG; from the coding sequence ATGCCCAAGTCCTTATTTGATAAAATCTGGGAGGCCCACGTAGTCAAAACCGTGGGCGATTTGTCGGTGTTTTACATCGACCGCCACCTGATACACGAAGTAACCAGCCCGCAGGCGTTCGACGAAATCGAAGCACGCGGGCTGCCACTTTTCCGGCAGCAGCAGATTGTGGCCACCGCCGACCACAATGTGCCTACCCTCAACCAGCACCTACCCATCCAGGAGCCGCTTAGCCGCTCGCAGGTGGACAAGCTGACTGAAAACTGCGCCAAGTATGGCGTAGAGCTGTATGGCCTGGGCCACGAGCGCCAAGGCATTGTACACGTGATTGGGCCAGAGCTAGGCCTCACCCAACCAGGCATGACCATTGTGTGCGGCGACAGCCACACGTCTACCCACGGCGCATTCGGGGCCATTGCCTTCGGCATCGGTACCAGCCAGGTAGCGCAGGTGATGGCCTCGCAATGTCTGCTTATCGACCGACCTAAGCGCATGCGCATCTCCGTAGAGGGCGACCTGCGGCCGGGGGTAGGCGCCAAAGACCTGATTCTCTACGTGATTTCGCAGCTGGGCACCGGCGGCGGCACAGGCTACTTTGTGGAATATGCGGGCAGCGCCGTGCGCAGCCTGAGCATGGAAGGCCGCATGACGGTCTGTAACATGAGCATCGAGATGGGTGCCCGCGGCGGTATGATTGCCCCTGACCAAACTACCTTCGACTACCTGCAAGGCCGTCCCTACGCGCCCCAGGGCGAACAGTGGGAGCAGGCCGTGGCGTATTGGCAAACACTCTACTCCGAAGACGGCGCCGAGTTTGAGGCTGAACACCACTTCGACGCCGCCAACATCACGCCCATGATTACCTACGGCACCAACCCCGGCATGGGCATCCCATTGGGCGGGACCATCCCGCTGGACGTAGTGCCGAGCGAAGCCGCCGGCTTCAGCAAGTCGTTGCAGTACATGGGCCTGACGCCGGGTGAGTCGTTGCTGGGTAAACCCATTGACTACGTGTTTATTGGCAGCTGCACCAACTCCCGCATCGAAGACCTGCGCACCGTGGCGGCCTACGTACGCGGCAAGCACAAGGCACCTCACGTAGAGGCCATCATTGTGCCGGGCTCCAAGCAGGTAGAGAAGCAGGCGAAAGAGGAAGGCCTGGATAAAATTCTGGCCGCGGCCGGCTTCGAGCTGCGCGAGCCAGGGTGCAGTGCCTGCCTGGCCATGAACGAAGACAAGATTCCGGCCGGCGCCTACTGCGTGTCTACCTCCAACCGCAACTTCGAAGGCCGCCAAGGGCCCGGTGCCCGCACGCTGCTGGCCTCGCCGCTAGTAGCGGCCATTGCAGCTGTAGAAGGCAAAATCAGCGCCGTACCTGCATACGCGGAGCTAGAGCTAGTCGGTGGGTAA
- a CDS encoding PAS domain-containing protein: MSTSSLPVDYQKLFHALPDNFLLMAPNEEATVLDNTDSHVAVSLKSRNQVVGKPLFEAYPVASQNEADILAGSHAHVRQHHTPHTMPLIRYDLERPAEQGGGFEERYWQATHYPILDEQGSLVYVLQKTEDVTEQHRAFLRNQQMQRELAEQQERTRFILESLPVMIWTTQPNGTPDSFNARWLEFTGATPPELEGKGWLKMLHPDDAPRVAQQWQQAVSNPALFQVEYRLRRHDGQYRWLLVQALPHFTPEGEVSMWIGCGIDIQAQKQMVEELLVTNEQQATLSDQAYQAYQMAESQRDTLYNLLMKAPAVICILRGPEHRYEFVNPEYQRLFPNRQLVGKTVLEALPELADQGIQQLLNQVYETGEPFIGNEIELLLAQDGTSELRKHYFNFTYQPFEENGQKAGITVFAYDVTDLISARKHQEDTTSPAADLQ; encoded by the coding sequence ATGTCCACTTCCTCCCTACCCGTCGATTACCAGAAGCTTTTTCACGCCCTACCTGATAACTTCCTGCTGATGGCTCCCAATGAGGAAGCCACCGTACTAGACAATACCGACAGCCACGTAGCCGTGTCGCTGAAAAGCCGGAACCAGGTGGTAGGCAAGCCTTTATTTGAAGCCTACCCGGTAGCCAGCCAGAACGAGGCCGATATTCTGGCCGGCTCACACGCCCATGTGCGCCAGCATCACACCCCGCACACCATGCCCCTGATCCGGTACGATCTGGAGCGGCCTGCCGAGCAGGGCGGCGGCTTCGAGGAGCGCTACTGGCAGGCCACGCACTACCCTATTTTAGATGAGCAGGGCAGCCTGGTGTACGTCTTGCAAAAGACGGAGGACGTAACCGAGCAGCACCGCGCCTTCTTGCGCAACCAGCAGATGCAGCGCGAGTTGGCCGAGCAGCAAGAACGCACGCGCTTCATTCTGGAGTCGTTGCCGGTGATGATCTGGACCACCCAGCCCAATGGCACCCCCGATAGTTTCAATGCCCGCTGGCTGGAGTTTACGGGCGCCACGCCGCCGGAGCTGGAGGGCAAAGGCTGGCTGAAAATGCTCCATCCCGATGATGCCCCGCGCGTGGCGCAACAGTGGCAGCAAGCCGTCAGCAACCCGGCGCTGTTCCAGGTGGAGTACCGCCTGCGCCGCCACGACGGGCAGTACCGCTGGCTGCTGGTGCAGGCCCTACCCCACTTCACGCCCGAGGGCGAGGTGAGTATGTGGATAGGCTGCGGCATTGATATACAGGCCCAGAAGCAAATGGTGGAGGAGCTGCTGGTGACCAACGAGCAGCAGGCTACCCTCTCCGACCAAGCGTATCAGGCCTATCAAATGGCGGAAAGCCAGCGCGACACGCTGTACAACCTGCTGATGAAGGCCCCGGCCGTTATCTGCATTCTACGCGGGCCCGAGCACCGGTACGAGTTTGTGAACCCGGAGTATCAGCGTCTGTTCCCGAACCGGCAGTTGGTGGGCAAAACCGTGCTGGAGGCCCTACCCGAGTTGGCCGACCAAGGCATTCAGCAGTTGCTCAACCAAGTGTACGAAACCGGTGAGCCATTCATTGGCAACGAAATAGAATTACTGCTGGCCCAGGATGGCACCAGCGAATTGCGAAAACATTATTTTAACTTTACTTACCAACCCTTCGAAGAAAACGGGCAGAAAGCAGGCATCACTGTGTTTGCATATGATGTGACGGACTTGATTAGCGCCCGCAAGCACCAGGAAGATACCACCTCGCCCGCTGCTGATCTTCAGTAA